Proteins encoded in a region of the Puntigrus tetrazona isolate hp1 chromosome 12, ASM1883169v1, whole genome shotgun sequence genome:
- the hcar1-4 gene encoding oxoeicosanoid receptor 1: protein MSNITSCTEPQTLVTSILKPVLILEFIFGLPGNVFALWILFFKSPWKACNVYLFCLVISDLLLLTGLPFRIDYLFRGEDWIFGESFCRLILYIISVNYSASMAFMSILAVDRFFRILHPHHRICRMNVRQALMLASTVWMVVLALRLPTALDLVLTPQENSSKFTCHSFLLWTLPSVQMRIYTSVQLIEVLLAFTLVVFCFARVYFHVHGRLSKGAHRRVKRAARLLLFLVIIFVLCFLPTVTFGIILQVFSCSEFLTACFHASSALTYMNSALDPIIYCHVNAWFRDTLKGKTNSLGLTKFKMSAKTNRKR, encoded by the coding sequence ATGAGTAACATCACCTCCTGCACAGAACCCCAGACCCTTGTTACCTCAATTTTAAAGCCTGTTCTCATTTTGGAGTTCATCTTTGGGTTGCCTGGAAATGTGTTTGCTCTGTGGATTCTGTTCTTCAAGTCTCCATGGAAAGCCTGCAATGTGTATCTATTTTGCCTGGTGATATCTGACCTCCTACTCCTCACCGGGCTGCCTTTCCGCATAGATTATCTCTTTCGTGGTGAGGACTGGATATTTGGCGAGTCCTTTTGCCGCCtaattttatatatcatatcaGTAAACTACTCAGCAAGCATGGCTTTCATGTCAATTTTAGCTGTGGACCGCTTCTtcaggatccttcacccacacCATCGCATTTGTCGAATGAATGTGAGACAAGCTTTGATGTTGGCTAGCACGGTTTGGATGGTTGTTCTAGCACTTCGCCTTCCAACCGCTCTGGACCTGGTTCTCACACCACAGGAAAACTCTTCAAAGTTCACGTGCCACAGTTTTCTCTTATGGACATTGCCGTCGGTTCAAATGAGGATTTATACTTCAGTTCAGCTGATAGAGGTCCTGTTAGCGTTCACACTGGTGGTCTTCTGTTTTGCAAGGGTTTACTTTCACGTCCACGGTCGCCTGTCTAAGGGGGCACACCGCAGGGTGAAGCGGGCAGCAAGACTGCTTCTGTTTCTCGtaatcatatttgttttgtgtttcctgCCTACAGTCACTTTTGGCATCATCCTTCAAGTGTTTTCCTGTTCGGAATTCCTCACGGCGTGTTTTCATGCTTCTTCAGCTTTAACCTACATGAACAGTGCACTGGATCCAATCATCTACTGCCATGTCAATGCTTGGTTTCGTGACACCCTAAAGGGCAAAACCAACTCATTAGGGCTCACGAAGTTCAAGATGAGTGCGAAAACGAACAGAAAACGTTAA